One window from the genome of Streptococcus parasanguinis encodes:
- a CDS encoding ABC transporter ATP-binding protein: MKQEQNSFSRLWTYLRAYRLEVCLSIFLKILSVIMSVVEPFVLGLAITELTKNLMDMAKGLAGAGLNTSYIAIIMTLYLFRGVLYELGSYYSNYFMTNAVQKTVQDMRNDLSHKINHIPVSYFDRHQFGDLLGRFTSDVETVSNALQQSFLQIVNAIFTLLFVISMVLYLNIQLGLVVILSIPITYFSARFIMKKSQPYFKEQADVLGAMNGFVQENLTGFNVLKLYVREKSSQEEFHDITHHLQKVGFKANFISGLMMPILNGISDLTYLIIALFGGLQVIAGRLTVGNMQAFVQYVWQINQPIQNLTQLAGQLQSAKSSLDRIFQVMDEPDEVTDVTETLSGDLTGQVSFKNVDFQYVANKPLIRDFNLEVKPGEMVAIVGPTGAGKTTLINLLMRFYDVTAGSITVDGHDIRHLSRQDYRKQFGMVLQDAWLYEGTIKENLRFGNLEATDEEIVEAAKAANVDHFIRTLPGGYNMEMNQESSNISLGQKQLLTIARALLADPKILILDEATSSVDTRLELLIQKAMKNLMKGRTSFVIAHRLSTIQEADKILVLKDGQIIEQGNHQSLLADKGFYYELYNSQFSNKKAE; the protein is encoded by the coding sequence ATGAAACAAGAACAAAACAGTTTTTCTAGACTATGGACTTACTTGAGAGCCTATCGCTTGGAAGTTTGCTTGTCCATTTTCTTAAAAATCCTGAGTGTTATCATGAGTGTGGTCGAACCCTTTGTTTTGGGGCTTGCCATTACTGAGTTGACAAAAAATCTCATGGATATGGCAAAAGGCCTTGCGGGAGCTGGTCTTAATACCTCCTATATTGCGATCATTATGACGCTCTATCTATTCCGTGGGGTCCTCTATGAGTTGGGATCTTATTATTCCAACTATTTCATGACCAATGCTGTTCAAAAGACCGTTCAGGACATGCGAAATGATTTGTCTCATAAAATCAACCACATTCCGGTTTCCTATTTTGACCGGCATCAGTTCGGAGATTTACTAGGACGTTTTACTAGCGATGTCGAAACCGTCTCGAATGCCTTGCAACAGTCCTTCTTACAAATCGTTAATGCTATCTTTACCTTGCTCTTTGTCATCAGCATGGTTTTGTACTTAAACATTCAGCTGGGGCTAGTGGTCATTTTGTCCATTCCGATCACTTATTTCAGTGCTCGATTTATCATGAAAAAATCTCAGCCTTACTTTAAAGAGCAGGCAGATGTTTTGGGGGCAATGAACGGCTTTGTGCAAGAAAATTTAACAGGCTTTAACGTCCTTAAGCTCTACGTTCGGGAAAAATCTTCCCAGGAAGAGTTTCATGATATTACCCATCACCTTCAAAAGGTGGGATTCAAGGCTAATTTCATTTCCGGCTTAATGATGCCGATTTTAAATGGGATTTCAGATTTGACTTATCTCATTATCGCTTTGTTTGGTGGCTTGCAAGTGATAGCAGGTCGTTTGACTGTCGGGAATATGCAGGCCTTCGTTCAATATGTTTGGCAGATCAACCAACCCATTCAAAACTTAACCCAATTGGCAGGGCAGCTACAAAGTGCCAAATCGTCTCTAGACCGGATTTTCCAAGTCATGGATGAGCCAGATGAAGTAACAGATGTGACAGAAACCCTCTCTGGAGATTTGACAGGGCAAGTCAGCTTTAAAAACGTTGATTTCCAATATGTAGCAAACAAACCCTTGATTCGTGATTTCAACCTAGAAGTCAAACCAGGTGAAATGGTGGCTATTGTCGGACCAACTGGAGCAGGGAAAACAACCCTGATTAATTTGCTGATGCGCTTTTACGATGTGACTGCGGGATCGATTACGGTGGATGGTCATGATATTCGTCATCTATCTCGCCAAGATTACCGCAAACAATTCGGAATGGTGCTTCAGGATGCTTGGTTATATGAGGGAACCATTAAAGAAAACCTTCGCTTTGGTAATCTCGAAGCAACGGATGAAGAAATTGTTGAAGCTGCAAAGGCAGCCAATGTCGATCACTTTATCCGGACGCTTCCTGGTGGTTACAATATGGAAATGAACCAGGAGTCTAGCAATATTTCTCTAGGGCAAAAGCAACTCCTAACCATTGCGCGTGCGCTCCTAGCGGATCCTAAAATCTTGATTTTGGATGAAGCGACGTCTTCTGTCGATACGCGTTTAGAGCTCTTGATTCAAAAAGCCATGAAGAATTTGATGAAAGGGCGGACTAGCTTTGTCATTGCTCACCGCCTGTCTACCATTCAAGAAGCAGATAAAATCCTTGTCCTCAAAGATGGGCAAATCATCGAGCAAGGAAATCACCAATCCTTGTTAGCAGATAAAGGATTCTACTATGAGCTCTACAATAGTCAATTTTCAAATAAAAAAGCGGAATAA
- a CDS encoding ABC transporter ATP-binding protein, giving the protein MLYIWSYLKKYPKWLALNLFSAVLFVIVNLGLPTILARMIDEGINPRDVDRLYFWGWVMFAIILLGIVGRIILSYAVGQLTTTMVRDMRNDLYAKLQEYSHREYEQIGVSSLVTRLTSDAFVLMQFADSMLKMGVITPLMMVSSVLLILTTSPSLAWIVAVSVPFLAVVVWYVAVKTRPLSEKQQKTLDHLNQFARENLTGLRVIRAFAREEFQEDKFAAENEVYAENSNKLFKLTGLTEPLFVQIIIAMIVAIVWFALDPLHDGSLKIGDLVAFIEYSFHALLSFLFLANLFTMYPRTAVSSRRLKEIMDMPISIDPNENGVTETASRGYLEFDNVTFAYPGETESPVLHNISFQAKPGETIAFIGSTGSGKSSLVQLIPRFYDVTLGKILVDGVDVRDYNLKALRQKIGFIPQKALLFTGTIAENLRYGKEDASVQELEQAAEISQAKEFIDSREERFDTHLAEGGSNLSGGQKQRLSIARAVVKDPDIFIFDDSFSALDYKTDATLRKRLKEVTGDATVLIVAQRVGTIMDADQIIVLDQGEIVGRGTHDELMESNEIYREIANSQLDSPSLTEE; this is encoded by the coding sequence ATGCTTTATATTTGGTCTTACTTGAAAAAGTATCCCAAGTGGCTAGCCCTGAATCTATTTTCAGCGGTCCTGTTTGTTATTGTCAATTTGGGCTTGCCAACGATTCTAGCTCGCATGATTGATGAGGGGATTAACCCGCGTGATGTGGATCGATTGTATTTCTGGGGCTGGGTCATGTTTGCGATTATTTTGCTTGGGATTGTGGGACGGATTATCTTGTCTTACGCGGTTGGTCAACTAACGACCACCATGGTCCGCGATATGCGCAATGACCTCTATGCTAAGTTACAGGAGTACTCGCATCGCGAGTATGAGCAAATTGGGGTATCGTCATTGGTCACTCGTTTGACTTCAGATGCCTTTGTTTTGATGCAGTTTGCGGATTCTATGTTAAAGATGGGGGTCATCACACCCTTGATGATGGTTTCCAGTGTTCTCTTGATTCTGACAACCAGTCCTTCTTTAGCGTGGATTGTAGCGGTATCTGTACCATTCCTTGCTGTCGTCGTCTGGTATGTAGCAGTCAAGACACGTCCACTTTCTGAGAAGCAACAAAAGACCCTGGACCATCTGAATCAATTTGCACGTGAAAATTTGACTGGACTTCGTGTGATTCGTGCCTTTGCCCGCGAAGAATTCCAAGAGGATAAATTTGCGGCTGAAAATGAAGTCTACGCAGAGAACTCGAATAAATTGTTCAAACTAACTGGTTTGACAGAACCCCTATTTGTGCAGATCATCATTGCTATGATTGTGGCGATTGTCTGGTTTGCTTTGGATCCTCTTCATGACGGTAGTTTGAAAATTGGGGACTTGGTTGCCTTTATTGAGTATAGCTTCCACGCGCTTTTATCTTTCCTCTTTTTAGCCAATCTCTTTACCATGTATCCTCGGACTGCGGTTTCTAGCCGTCGGCTCAAGGAAATCATGGACATGCCCATTTCGATTGATCCAAATGAGAATGGTGTAACAGAGACAGCATCTCGTGGCTATTTGGAATTTGACAATGTCACCTTTGCCTATCCAGGTGAGACAGAGAGTCCGGTTCTCCACAACATTTCTTTTCAGGCCAAACCTGGTGAAACGATTGCCTTTATCGGGTCGACTGGATCTGGGAAATCTTCACTTGTGCAGTTGATTCCTCGATTCTATGATGTAACACTTGGAAAGATTTTGGTGGATGGTGTGGATGTACGAGATTACAATCTGAAAGCCCTTCGCCAAAAGATTGGTTTTATTCCGCAAAAAGCCTTGCTCTTCACAGGAACCATTGCTGAAAACCTTCGTTATGGGAAAGAAGATGCCTCTGTACAAGAGCTAGAACAAGCGGCTGAAATTTCCCAAGCCAAGGAATTTATCGACAGCCGTGAGGAACGCTTTGATACGCATTTGGCAGAAGGTGGTAGCAACCTTTCAGGTGGTCAAAAACAACGCTTGTCCATCGCTCGTGCCGTTGTCAAAGATCCCGATATCTTTATTTTCGATGATTCCTTCTCTGCCTTAGACTACAAGACGGATGCCACTTTGCGGAAACGTCTCAAAGAAGTTACAGGAGATGCGACCGTTTTGATCGTAGCGCAACGTGTGGGAACCATTATGGATGCGGATCAAATTATTGTCTTGGACCAAGGGGAGATCGTCGGTCGAGGAACCCACGATGAATTGATGGAAAGCAATGAGATCTATCGTGAAATTGCCAATTCGCAGCTCGATAGTCCATCATTGACAGAAGAATAG